Proteins encoded by one window of Kribbella flavida DSM 17836:
- the purN gene encoding phosphoribosylglycinamide formyltransferase: MTDPVAPTPEPARLVVLVSGSGSNLQALLDACQDPAYGAQVVAVGADRDGIAGLDRAAAAGVPTFVHKVKDYPERADWDRALTASVGLYRPDLVVSAGFLKLVGDDFLAAFGDRYINTHNALLPAFPGIHGPRDALEYGVKVAGATLFFVDGGVDTGPIISQVVVPVEDDDTEESLTERIKEVERRQLVDWVGRLVRDGWTITGRKVRLK, from the coding sequence GTGACAGACCCGGTGGCGCCCACCCCTGAGCCGGCACGACTGGTCGTGCTCGTGTCCGGTTCCGGCTCGAACCTGCAGGCCCTGCTCGACGCCTGCCAGGATCCGGCGTACGGCGCCCAGGTGGTTGCCGTCGGCGCGGACCGCGACGGCATCGCCGGGCTGGACCGGGCCGCGGCCGCCGGGGTGCCGACGTTCGTGCACAAGGTCAAGGACTACCCCGAGCGGGCCGACTGGGACCGCGCGCTGACCGCCTCGGTCGGGTTGTACCGGCCTGACCTGGTCGTCTCGGCCGGGTTCCTGAAGCTGGTCGGCGACGACTTCCTGGCCGCTTTCGGCGACCGCTACATCAACACCCACAACGCGCTGCTGCCGGCTTTTCCCGGCATCCACGGGCCCCGGGACGCGCTCGAGTACGGCGTCAAGGTGGCCGGCGCCACGCTGTTCTTCGTCGACGGCGGCGTCGACACCGGGCCGATCATCAGCCAGGTCGTCGTGCCGGTCGAGGACGACGACACCGAAGAAAGCCTGACCGAGCGGATCAAGGAGGTCGAGCGCCGCCAGCTGGTGGACTGGGTCGGCCGGCTGGTCCGCGACGGCTGGACCATCACCGGACGAAAGGTTCGACTGAAGTGA
- a CDS encoding glycoside hydrolase family 18 protein, with amino-acid sequence MFVKRRSLALVAAVAVAAPVGLAAVPAEAHGGSQRVVGYYTQWSGYDRNFLVSDLVKNGTAAKLTHLNYAFGFLDEQGKCVSSDAWADYQRPFSAEQSVSGKADVEGQPLAGNLNQLKQLKKKYPKLRISISLGGWTGSKYFSNAALTPASRAAHVRSCLDLWIKGNLPGAPAGAAKGVFDGIDLDWEWPGSEGNPGNVIRPEDKQNFTALVREYRKQLDRMSWPFSGRYTLSAFLPAAPAQVDNGFEVKKLFKDLTFATTQGYDYHGAWDPVTNQQSAIDGPAGDPSTAEFSSQVTIDAYLSRGAPRHKLVMGVPFYSRGWTGVTNQNNGLFQPATGPAPATYEAGYEDYRLLKAKLSQFTVHRDEQAGFAWLFDGTTFWTWDDPVEMKRKAQYISQRKLGGAMIWSLDGDTADGELITALHRNLR; translated from the coding sequence ATGTTCGTGAAGCGTCGAAGTCTTGCGTTGGTCGCGGCAGTCGCGGTCGCGGCGCCGGTGGGGCTGGCCGCGGTGCCGGCCGAAGCTCACGGCGGCAGTCAGCGCGTGGTGGGGTACTACACGCAGTGGAGCGGGTACGACCGCAACTTCCTGGTCAGTGACCTGGTGAAGAACGGCACCGCGGCCAAGCTCACCCACCTGAACTACGCGTTCGGGTTCCTGGACGAGCAGGGCAAGTGCGTGAGCAGTGACGCCTGGGCCGACTACCAGCGGCCGTTCAGCGCCGAGCAGAGTGTGAGCGGCAAGGCCGACGTCGAGGGCCAGCCGCTGGCCGGCAACCTGAACCAGCTCAAGCAGCTGAAGAAGAAGTACCCGAAGCTGCGGATCAGCATTTCGCTCGGCGGCTGGACCGGCTCGAAGTACTTCTCGAACGCCGCGCTCACGCCCGCCAGCCGGGCCGCGCACGTGAGGTCCTGCCTGGACCTGTGGATCAAGGGCAATCTGCCGGGCGCTCCGGCCGGCGCGGCCAAGGGTGTGTTCGACGGCATCGACCTGGACTGGGAGTGGCCGGGCAGCGAAGGCAACCCGGGCAACGTCATCCGGCCCGAGGACAAGCAGAACTTCACCGCGCTGGTGCGCGAGTACCGCAAGCAGCTGGACCGGATGTCCTGGCCGTTCAGCGGCCGCTACACGCTGTCGGCGTTCCTGCCGGCCGCGCCGGCCCAGGTGGACAACGGGTTCGAGGTGAAGAAGCTGTTCAAGGATCTCACCTTCGCCACCACGCAAGGCTACGACTACCACGGCGCCTGGGATCCGGTCACCAACCAGCAGTCGGCGATCGACGGCCCGGCCGGCGACCCGTCGACCGCGGAGTTCAGCTCCCAGGTGACGATCGACGCGTACCTGTCCCGGGGCGCGCCGCGGCACAAGCTGGTGATGGGCGTGCCGTTCTACAGCCGCGGCTGGACCGGCGTGACGAACCAGAACAACGGGCTCTTCCAGCCGGCCACCGGTCCGGCGCCGGCGACGTACGAAGCCGGGTACGAGGACTACCGGCTGCTGAAGGCGAAGTTGAGCCAGTTCACCGTGCACCGGGACGAGCAGGCCGGGTTCGCCTGGCTCTTCGACGGCACCACCTTTTGGACCTGGGACGACCCGGTCGAGATGAAGCGCAAGGCGCAGTACATCTCCCAGCGCAAGCTCGGCGGCGCGATGATCTGGTCCCTCGACGGCGACACCGCCGACGGTGAACTGATCACCGCCCTGCACCGCAACCTGCGCTGA
- the sucC gene encoding ADP-forming succinate--CoA ligase subunit beta: protein MDLMEYQAKTVFAKHGVRTTVGEVVTTPEQARAAAEKIGGTVVVKAQVKTGGRGKAGGVKLASSPDEAEQKAREILGLDIKGHVVKTLNIVPAAAIGEEYYFSFLIDRANRNYLCIASAAGGMEIEEVAHTNPDAVAKISIDPATGVDEALAREIAEQAGYPADVLDAAAVEIAKLYQVFIAEDASLVEVNPLVKLEDGNVEALDGKVTLDENADFRHPDHAEFEDSSAEDPLEAAAKAKGLNYVKLDGSVGIIGNGAGLVMSTLDVVAYAGEQFGGVKPANFLDIGGGASAEVMANGLEIIISDPQVESVFVNVFGGITACDAVANGIVQAFELLAGRGEAVNKPLVVRLDGNNAEEGRRILDEAGLAGLERVDTMDGAAKRAAELAAK, encoded by the coding sequence GTGGATCTGATGGAATACCAGGCGAAGACGGTCTTCGCCAAGCACGGCGTGCGGACGACGGTCGGCGAGGTCGTCACCACGCCGGAACAAGCCCGCGCCGCCGCCGAGAAGATCGGCGGCACCGTGGTGGTCAAGGCCCAGGTGAAGACCGGCGGCCGCGGCAAGGCCGGCGGCGTCAAGCTGGCCTCCTCGCCCGACGAGGCGGAGCAGAAGGCGCGCGAGATCCTCGGCCTGGACATCAAGGGCCACGTCGTCAAGACGCTGAACATCGTGCCGGCCGCCGCGATCGGCGAGGAGTACTACTTCTCGTTCCTGATCGACCGGGCCAACCGCAACTACCTGTGCATCGCCTCCGCCGCCGGCGGCATGGAGATCGAGGAGGTCGCGCACACCAACCCGGACGCGGTCGCCAAGATCTCGATCGACCCGGCCACCGGTGTCGACGAGGCCCTGGCTCGCGAGATCGCCGAGCAGGCCGGCTACCCGGCCGACGTGCTGGACGCCGCCGCGGTCGAGATCGCCAAGCTGTACCAGGTCTTCATCGCCGAGGACGCCTCGCTGGTCGAGGTGAACCCGCTGGTCAAGCTCGAGGACGGCAACGTCGAGGCGCTGGACGGCAAGGTCACCCTGGACGAGAACGCCGACTTCCGGCACCCGGACCACGCCGAGTTCGAGGACAGCTCCGCCGAGGACCCGCTGGAGGCCGCGGCCAAGGCCAAGGGCCTGAACTACGTGAAGCTCGACGGCTCCGTCGGCATCATCGGCAACGGCGCGGGGCTGGTCATGTCGACGCTCGACGTGGTCGCGTACGCCGGTGAGCAGTTCGGCGGCGTCAAGCCGGCCAACTTCCTCGACATCGGCGGCGGCGCGTCCGCCGAGGTGATGGCGAACGGGCTGGAGATCATCATCTCCGACCCGCAGGTGGAAAGCGTGTTCGTCAACGTGTTCGGCGGCATCACCGCCTGCGACGCGGTCGCGAACGGCATCGTCCAGGCCTTCGAGCTGCTGGCCGGCCGCGGTGAGGCCGTGAACAAGCCGCTGGTCGTCCGGCTGGACGGCAACAACGCCGAGGAGGGCCGCCGCATCCTCGACGAGGCCGGGCTGGCCGGTCTGGAGCGGGTCGACACGATGGACGGCGCCGCCAAGCGGGCCGCCGAGCTGGCTGCGAAGTAA
- a CDS encoding neutral zinc metallopeptidase — protein MKTRGWTACVLVGLLVMGCSAKESPGEQAASDVEDARKALASVTPSVASAEPSERVSAPPQPAVLTKNPLYRAGRLPAARCKAPRYAVTSVATARTFYTELLRCMNKAWQPVIRKAGFTFQPPKLVVTNGQSPSSPCEFADGQAYYCHGTISMDAAPDLAGMELQPVSTKIWMAFNFGHEYGHHVQVLTGMLEANYERGLTLNGVEVALEESRRVELQASCLSGVFLGADRASIPVTADWRERYQSIVGTGNDPERDHGSPKNHERWSLAGLDAADPAACNTYVAASAQVS, from the coding sequence GTGAAAACACGGGGATGGACGGCCTGCGTGCTGGTCGGGCTGCTGGTGATGGGGTGTAGCGCGAAGGAGTCGCCGGGCGAGCAGGCCGCGTCCGACGTGGAGGACGCGCGGAAGGCGCTGGCGTCGGTCACGCCCTCGGTGGCGTCGGCCGAGCCGTCGGAGCGGGTCAGCGCGCCGCCCCAGCCGGCGGTCCTGACGAAGAATCCGCTCTACCGGGCCGGGCGGCTGCCCGCGGCCCGGTGCAAGGCGCCGCGGTACGCCGTGACGTCGGTTGCGACCGCTCGGACCTTCTACACCGAGCTCCTGCGCTGCATGAACAAGGCCTGGCAACCGGTGATCCGCAAGGCCGGGTTCACCTTCCAGCCGCCGAAGCTGGTGGTGACGAACGGGCAGTCGCCCTCGTCGCCGTGCGAGTTCGCCGACGGCCAGGCGTACTACTGCCACGGCACGATCTCCATGGACGCCGCCCCCGACCTGGCCGGGATGGAACTCCAGCCGGTGTCGACCAAGATCTGGATGGCCTTCAACTTCGGCCACGAGTACGGCCACCACGTCCAGGTCCTGACCGGGATGCTCGAGGCGAACTACGAGCGCGGGCTGACCCTGAACGGCGTCGAGGTCGCCCTGGAGGAGAGCCGCCGGGTGGAGCTGCAGGCGTCCTGCCTGAGCGGGGTTTTCCTCGGCGCGGACCGCGCGTCGATCCCGGTGACCGCGGACTGGCGGGAGCGCTACCAGTCGATCGTCGGCACCGGCAACGACCCCGAGCGCGACCACGGCAGCCCGAAGAACCACGAACGCTGGTCACTCGCCGGCCTGGACGCCGCCGACCCCGCCGCCTGCAACACCTACGTCGCGGCCTCGGCCCAGGTGTCCTGA
- the sucD gene encoding succinate--CoA ligase subunit alpha: MSIFLTKDSKVIVQGMTGSEGTKHTTRMLASGTNIVGGVNPRKAGESVDFDGKPVPVFGGVADAIKETGANVSVVFVPPKFTKDAVLEAIEAEMPLVVVITEGVPVHDTAAFFAAAQASGKTRIIGPNCPGIITPGESNAGIIPADIAGPGRIGLVSKSGTLTYQMMYELRDFGFSTAIGIGGDPIIGTTHIDALRAFQDDPDTDAIVMIGEIGGDAEERAAAFIKENVTKPVVGYVAGFTAPEGKTMGHAGAIVSGSSGTAAAKQEALEAVGVKVGKTPSETANLMREIMQELSK, encoded by the coding sequence ATGTCTATCTTCCTGACCAAGGACAGCAAGGTCATCGTCCAGGGCATGACCGGCTCCGAGGGCACCAAGCACACCACCCGGATGCTTGCCTCTGGCACCAACATTGTCGGCGGCGTGAACCCGCGCAAGGCCGGCGAGAGCGTCGACTTCGACGGCAAGCCGGTACCGGTGTTCGGTGGCGTCGCGGACGCGATCAAGGAGACCGGCGCGAACGTGTCGGTGGTCTTCGTGCCGCCGAAGTTCACGAAGGACGCGGTGCTGGAGGCGATCGAGGCCGAGATGCCGCTGGTCGTGGTGATCACCGAAGGCGTGCCGGTGCACGACACCGCCGCGTTCTTCGCCGCCGCGCAGGCCTCCGGCAAGACCCGGATCATCGGGCCGAACTGCCCCGGCATCATCACCCCGGGCGAGTCGAACGCCGGCATCATCCCGGCCGACATCGCCGGTCCGGGCCGGATCGGCCTGGTCTCGAAGTCCGGCACGCTGACGTACCAGATGATGTACGAGCTGCGGGACTTCGGCTTCTCCACCGCGATCGGCATCGGTGGCGACCCGATCATCGGCACCACCCACATCGACGCGCTGCGGGCGTTCCAGGACGACCCGGACACCGACGCGATCGTGATGATCGGCGAGATCGGCGGCGACGCCGAGGAGCGCGCGGCGGCGTTCATCAAGGAGAACGTCACCAAGCCGGTCGTCGGCTACGTGGCCGGCTTCACCGCGCCGGAGGGCAAGACGATGGGCCACGCGGGCGCGATCGTGTCCGGCTCGTCCGGCACCGCCGCCGCCAAGCAGGAGGCGCTGGAGGCCGTCGGGGTGAAGGTCGGCAAGACGCCGTCGGAGACCGCCAACCTGATGCGCGAGATCATGCAGGAGCTGTCGAAGTAG
- a CDS encoding pirin family protein: MPAVTVNDITVLPRVHQPDPAVARERAVRSVTSAPHGYEGEGFPVRRAFAGVDLRELDPFIHMDQMGEVEYAPGEPKGTPWHPHRGFETVTYMLDGIMEHQDSQGNGGVISNGDTQWMTAGSGLLHIETPPEHLVLSGGLFHGIQLWVNLPKAQKWAAPRYQDIRGGDSALLSTADGGALIRVIAGSVDGYDGPGSTHTPITLVHATVSPGAELVLPWQPEYNALVYVLAGQGTVGAERRPFRKGQLAVFGPGDTIRTAASTSQPQAEPNLDVLVLGGRPIRESIAMAGPFVMNTRAEVVQAFEDFQAGKLGTIPAVHGAPTELQERN, from the coding sequence ATGCCCGCCGTGACCGTGAACGACATCACCGTGCTGCCGCGCGTCCACCAGCCCGACCCGGCCGTCGCCCGGGAGCGCGCGGTCCGGTCGGTGACGTCGGCGCCGCACGGCTACGAGGGCGAAGGTTTCCCGGTCCGGCGGGCCTTCGCCGGGGTGGACCTGCGCGAGCTCGACCCGTTCATCCACATGGACCAGATGGGTGAAGTGGAGTACGCGCCGGGCGAGCCGAAGGGCACCCCGTGGCACCCGCACCGCGGCTTCGAGACCGTCACCTACATGCTCGACGGAATCATGGAGCACCAGGACTCGCAGGGCAACGGCGGCGTGATCTCCAACGGCGACACCCAGTGGATGACCGCCGGCAGCGGCCTGCTGCACATCGAGACCCCGCCGGAGCACCTGGTGCTGAGCGGCGGCCTGTTCCACGGCATCCAGCTCTGGGTCAACCTGCCGAAGGCGCAGAAGTGGGCCGCCCCGCGCTACCAGGACATCCGCGGCGGCGACTCCGCACTGCTCTCGACCGCCGACGGCGGCGCGCTGATCCGGGTCATCGCCGGCTCGGTCGACGGGTACGACGGCCCCGGCTCCACCCACACGCCGATCACGCTGGTGCACGCCACGGTGAGCCCGGGCGCGGAGCTGGTGCTGCCCTGGCAGCCGGAGTACAACGCGCTCGTCTACGTCCTGGCCGGTCAGGGCACGGTCGGCGCGGAGCGTCGCCCGTTCCGCAAGGGCCAGCTGGCCGTCTTCGGTCCCGGCGACACCATCCGGACCGCCGCGAGCACCTCGCAACCGCAGGCCGAGCCGAACCTCGACGTCCTGGTGCTCGGCGGCCGCCCGATCCGCGAATCGATCGCGATGGCCGGCCCGTTCGTGATGAACACCCGCGCCGAGGTCGTCCAGGCCTTCGAGGACTTCCAGGCCGGCAAGCTCGGCACGATCCCGGCGGTGCACGGGGCGCCGACCGAGCTGCAGGAACGGAACTGA
- the purH gene encoding bifunctional phosphoribosylaminoimidazolecarboxamide formyltransferase/IMP cyclohydrolase, which translates to MSTDRRPIRRALISVYDKTGLEELAQALSEAGVQLVSTGSTAARIAAAGVPVTKVEELTGFPECLDGRVKTLHPKVHAGLLADVRKAEHVEQLAEMRVEPFDLLVSNLYPFTATVASGASVEECVEQIDIGGPSMVRGAAKNHANVAVVVSPARYSEIVAALADGGFSLEQRQRLAADAFVHTAEYDVAVASWMGNVLTDSSEGSGFPAWAGATWTKSAVLRYGENPHQPAALYRSGSGGLASARQLHGKEMSYNNYVDADAARRTAYDFAEPAVAIIKHANPCGIAVGADIAEAHRRAHECDPVSAYGGVIATNAPVSVEMAKQVAEIFTEVLVAPSFEDGAVEVLQAKKNIRLLVAPPRDSADTVELRPISGGLLLQHADRFQAEGDDPNAWQLAAGEAASAEVLADLSFAWKACRAVKSNAILLARQGASVGVGMGQVNRVDSCRLAVSRAGDRAAGSVAASDAFFPFPDGLEVLIEAGVTAVVQPGGSIRDEQAIEAAQKAGITMYFTGTRHFFH; encoded by the coding sequence GTGAGCACCGACCGCAGGCCGATCCGCCGGGCGCTGATCAGCGTCTACGACAAGACCGGTCTGGAGGAGCTCGCGCAGGCGCTGTCCGAGGCCGGCGTCCAGCTGGTGTCGACCGGGTCCACCGCCGCCCGGATCGCCGCGGCCGGCGTACCGGTGACCAAGGTGGAGGAGCTGACCGGCTTCCCCGAATGCCTCGACGGCCGGGTGAAGACGCTGCACCCGAAGGTGCACGCCGGCCTGCTGGCCGACGTCCGCAAGGCCGAGCACGTCGAGCAGCTGGCCGAGATGCGGGTCGAGCCGTTCGACCTGCTGGTCAGCAACCTGTACCCGTTCACCGCGACGGTCGCTTCCGGGGCGTCGGTCGAGGAGTGCGTCGAGCAGATCGACATCGGCGGCCCGTCGATGGTCCGCGGCGCGGCGAAGAACCACGCGAACGTGGCGGTCGTCGTCTCGCCCGCCCGCTACAGCGAGATCGTGGCCGCGCTCGCCGACGGCGGCTTCTCGCTGGAGCAGCGGCAGCGGTTGGCCGCCGACGCGTTCGTGCACACCGCGGAGTACGACGTGGCCGTCGCTTCCTGGATGGGCAACGTGCTCACCGACAGCAGCGAGGGCTCGGGCTTCCCGGCCTGGGCCGGCGCGACCTGGACCAAGTCAGCGGTGCTGCGCTACGGCGAGAACCCGCACCAGCCGGCCGCGCTCTACCGCAGCGGCAGCGGTGGGCTGGCGTCGGCCCGGCAGCTGCACGGCAAGGAGATGTCGTACAACAACTACGTCGACGCCGACGCGGCCCGGCGGACGGCGTACGACTTCGCCGAGCCGGCAGTGGCGATCATCAAGCACGCGAACCCGTGCGGCATCGCGGTCGGCGCCGACATCGCCGAGGCGCACCGGCGGGCCCACGAGTGCGACCCGGTCTCGGCGTACGGCGGTGTGATCGCCACCAACGCGCCGGTGTCGGTCGAGATGGCCAAGCAGGTCGCGGAGATCTTCACCGAGGTGCTGGTCGCGCCCTCGTTCGAGGACGGCGCGGTCGAGGTGCTGCAGGCGAAGAAGAACATCCGGCTGCTGGTCGCGCCGCCGCGGGACAGCGCCGACACGGTCGAGCTGCGGCCGATCAGCGGCGGGCTGCTGCTGCAGCACGCCGACCGGTTCCAGGCCGAGGGCGATGACCCGAACGCCTGGCAGCTGGCCGCGGGCGAGGCCGCCTCCGCGGAGGTGCTCGCCGACCTGTCCTTCGCCTGGAAGGCCTGCCGCGCGGTGAAGTCGAACGCGATCCTGCTCGCCCGCCAGGGTGCCTCGGTCGGCGTCGGCATGGGCCAGGTCAACCGCGTCGACTCGTGCCGCCTGGCGGTCTCCCGGGCCGGCGACCGCGCCGCGGGGTCCGTTGCCGCCTCCGACGCGTTCTTCCCGTTCCCCGACGGTCTCGAGGTGCTGATCGAGGCCGGCGTGACGGCGGTCGTGCAGCCCGGCGGCTCGATCCGCGACGAGCAGGCGATCGAGGCCGCGCAGAAGGCCGGCATCACGATGTACTTCACCGGGACCCGGCACTTCTTCCACTGA
- a CDS encoding aminoglycoside phosphotransferase APH(3') — protein MDVETLAARFSARNAEPVLVGHSGATVVRLRRGAETLYYKEDPAVGADADRLVWLSGTGFPCPRVLDRGDGWMLTSELPGRDASQPWPAADRPHVLAAIAAGLRELHALPPDCPFRSPFPGSAQVVTHGDYAAPNVFVDPDTLRFAGVLDISRLGLGDRYVDIALMVKSLSGRLNPQYGGPPAARTFATAYGADPDDPRIPYYTALDDSGDF, from the coding sequence GTGGACGTCGAAACGCTGGCTGCTCGTTTCAGCGCGCGCAATGCGGAGCCGGTTCTCGTCGGGCACTCGGGCGCGACCGTCGTCCGCCTCCGACGCGGCGCGGAAACCCTGTACTACAAGGAAGATCCGGCCGTCGGCGCCGACGCCGACCGACTGGTCTGGCTGAGCGGCACCGGCTTCCCGTGCCCGCGCGTCCTGGATCGCGGCGACGGCTGGATGCTCACCTCGGAGCTGCCGGGCCGGGATGCGTCGCAACCATGGCCCGCCGCCGACCGCCCTCACGTCCTCGCCGCGATCGCCGCCGGCCTGCGCGAGCTGCACGCCCTGCCGCCGGACTGTCCCTTCCGGTCGCCGTTCCCGGGCTCGGCCCAGGTTGTGACCCACGGCGACTACGCGGCACCGAACGTCTTCGTGGACCCGGACACCCTGCGCTTCGCCGGCGTCCTGGACATCAGCCGCCTCGGCCTCGGCGACCGGTACGTCGACATCGCGCTGATGGTGAAGAGCCTGTCCGGCCGGCTCAACCCCCAGTACGGCGGTCCGCCCGCCGCCCGCACCTTCGCCACGGCGTACGGCGCGGACCCGGACGACCCGCGCATCCCTTACTACACAGCGCTCGACGACTCCGGGGACTTCTGA
- a CDS encoding DUF6350 family protein codes for MTDMLSRPGARDGGSHPPPGPARPEAVAPPRPVVLAAVIGAGTCLLTGVLACAAVAVIGWLAATFGGASGAVRAGAAVWLVAHKAGATLGGGSITLAPLGITLFLGWCLYRGGRFTVRTSAADRTKDLLTAAGVFAAVYAFGALFIALLTSDGPLKVSPFSAFLGAASLALVAGTAGILVESGAAADLVDATPSGLRDAVPAAGAAVLTILGTASLLYGVLLAVRFSRVTGMLELLDTGIVGSVVLFAICLGLLPNVILYVVAFLAGPGFQLGAGTTIAPTGVDVGNLPALPLLAAVPTDGATPTYLLVLTALVPLLAGAVAGVVVTRRGLAAPEAEALGWDAFALRGAMAALLAAVTLLILMMLSGGSAGPGRMAEIGIPAALPAAGVLGAGMAIGAAVAAGVLAARRPAEGEPEAGR; via the coding sequence ATGACCGACATGCTGAGCCGTCCGGGCGCCCGCGACGGAGGATCCCACCCGCCGCCCGGGCCCGCCCGCCCCGAGGCCGTCGCTCCTCCCCGGCCGGTGGTGCTCGCCGCGGTCATCGGCGCCGGCACCTGTCTGCTCACCGGCGTACTGGCCTGCGCGGCGGTTGCCGTGATCGGCTGGCTGGCCGCGACGTTCGGCGGCGCGTCGGGTGCCGTCCGGGCCGGTGCCGCGGTCTGGCTGGTCGCGCACAAGGCCGGAGCGACGCTCGGCGGCGGCTCGATCACCCTGGCACCGCTCGGCATCACGCTCTTTCTCGGCTGGTGCCTGTACCGCGGCGGCCGGTTCACCGTGCGGACCAGCGCGGCCGACCGGACCAAGGACCTGCTGACCGCGGCCGGCGTGTTCGCGGCGGTCTACGCGTTCGGCGCCCTGTTCATCGCGCTGCTGACCTCCGACGGCCCGCTGAAGGTGTCACCGTTCTCGGCGTTCCTCGGCGCGGCATCCCTCGCGCTCGTCGCCGGCACGGCCGGGATCCTGGTGGAGTCCGGCGCCGCCGCCGACCTGGTCGACGCGACCCCGAGCGGTCTGCGCGACGCGGTCCCGGCCGCCGGTGCCGCGGTGCTCACCATCCTCGGCACCGCCTCACTCCTGTACGGCGTCCTGCTGGCCGTCCGCTTCTCCCGGGTCACCGGGATGCTGGAGCTGCTGGACACCGGGATCGTCGGCTCGGTGGTGCTGTTCGCGATCTGCCTCGGCCTGCTGCCGAACGTCATCCTGTACGTCGTGGCGTTCCTCGCCGGGCCCGGCTTCCAGCTCGGCGCCGGGACCACGATCGCACCGACCGGCGTCGACGTCGGGAACCTGCCGGCGCTGCCGCTGCTGGCCGCGGTACCGACCGACGGGGCGACTCCGACCTACCTGCTGGTGCTCACCGCGCTGGTCCCGTTGCTTGCCGGAGCGGTGGCCGGGGTGGTGGTGACCCGGCGCGGGCTTGCCGCGCCCGAGGCCGAGGCGCTGGGCTGGGACGCGTTCGCGCTGCGTGGTGCCATGGCGGCGCTGCTGGCGGCCGTGACGCTGCTGATCCTGATGATGCTGTCAGGCGGGTCCGCCGGTCCCGGCCGGATGGCCGAGATCGGCATCCCCGCGGCCCTGCCGGCCGCCGGGGTGCTCGGCGCCGGGATGGCGATCGGCGCCGCCGTCGCCGCCGGCGTACTGGCCGCCCGCCGCCCGGCCGAAGGGGAGCCGGAGGCCGGGCGATAG